Proteins encoded within one genomic window of Microbacterium soli:
- a CDS encoding MFS transporter — protein MTRGLAALGDRNFRWFFLARVVTMITGSMSSIALAFAVLEIDNDARSLAVVLTVSTVSNVVFLLFGGVVADRLPRALVIQACYVVDILSIGTMALLLLTGAATVPRFALLAAVNGASSAFVMPAMQGLIPQLTTPAHLQQANAMLSFVRSAVTIGGPVIAGIIVATVGPAWAMVVQACGWLAAIPLLAMVRLPRPSHDPDGSMLRDLRTGWGEFWSRTWMWAICLSFMVLNAIHIGAWQVAGPFIANNDPRLGIAGWGWVLSAEGLGVLVMTLLLMWLPLRRPLRWGMLAVSAIAVPLAVLGASPHAVPLAVAAFIGGAGMEIFNTGWNVTEMEQIPGDKLSRVASYDMLASFVALPMGTMVYGWLIVAVDVPSLLIVSAAIYAAGSIGTALIPSVWRMGRADAAVPPD, from the coding sequence ATGACGCGCGGCCTCGCGGCGCTGGGGGACCGCAACTTCCGGTGGTTCTTCCTCGCCCGTGTGGTGACCATGATCACCGGCTCGATGTCATCGATCGCCCTGGCCTTCGCGGTGCTGGAGATCGACAACGACGCCCGCTCGCTGGCGGTGGTGCTCACGGTCTCGACGGTCTCGAACGTGGTGTTCCTGCTCTTCGGCGGCGTCGTGGCCGATCGCCTGCCCCGAGCGCTGGTGATCCAGGCGTGCTACGTCGTCGACATCCTCTCCATCGGGACGATGGCGCTGCTGCTGCTGACGGGAGCCGCGACGGTCCCGCGCTTCGCACTGCTGGCGGCCGTCAACGGTGCGTCCTCCGCGTTCGTGATGCCGGCGATGCAGGGCCTCATCCCGCAGCTGACGACGCCCGCGCATCTGCAGCAGGCCAACGCGATGCTGTCCTTCGTGCGCTCGGCCGTCACGATCGGCGGACCGGTGATCGCCGGCATCATCGTCGCGACGGTCGGTCCGGCATGGGCGATGGTCGTGCAGGCCTGCGGCTGGCTGGCCGCGATACCCCTGCTGGCGATGGTGCGGCTGCCTCGGCCGTCGCACGATCCGGACGGCTCGATGCTGCGCGACCTGCGCACCGGGTGGGGCGAGTTCTGGTCCCGCACCTGGATGTGGGCGATCTGCCTGTCGTTCATGGTGCTCAACGCGATCCACATCGGCGCGTGGCAGGTCGCCGGGCCGTTCATCGCCAACAACGATCCGCGCCTGGGCATCGCCGGCTGGGGGTGGGTGCTCAGCGCCGAGGGTCTGGGAGTGCTGGTGATGACCCTGCTGCTCATGTGGCTGCCGCTGCGCCGCCCGCTGCGGTGGGGGATGCTGGCGGTGTCCGCCATCGCCGTGCCGCTGGCCGTCCTGGGCGCGTCGCCGCACGCGGTGCCGCTGGCCGTCGCCGCGTTCATCGGCGGCGCCGGCATGGAGATCTTCAACACCGGATGGAACGTCACCGAGATGGAGCAGATCCCCGGCGACAAGCTGTCCCGCGTGGCCAGCTACGACATGCTCGCCAGCTTCGTCGCGCTGCCGATGGGGACCATGGTCTACGGCTGGCTGATCGTCGCCGTCGACGTCCCGTCGCTGCTGATCGTCTCCGCGGCGATCTACGCCGCGGGCTCGATCGGCACCGCCCTGATCCCCAGCGTGTGGCGGATGGGACGAGCGGATGCCGCCGTGCCGCCCGATTGA
- a CDS encoding HpcH/HpaI aldolase/citrate lyase family protein has translation MPLRLDPTFRDALTDADRPLIGMWLSTGSPLLAEICAGSGIDWLLIDMEHGPNTLTTVQQQLQVIAAYPVTAVVRVPFNDPVIIKQVLDTGAQNLLVPMVASAAEARAAVAAVRYPPEGVRGVGSALARSSRWARVARYVQDAATTVSLIVQIESTDAVEHAAEIAAVDGVDGVLVGPADLSASMGLPGQQDHPEVVAAVHRVFEAAHAAGKRAGVNAFDPAAADAYLAAGADFLSASADVTLLARGSEALAARFIPASGATGSGGATDTY, from the coding sequence GCTGAGCACGGGTTCGCCCCTGCTGGCGGAGATCTGCGCCGGCAGCGGAATCGACTGGCTCCTCATCGACATGGAGCACGGGCCCAACACGCTCACGACCGTGCAGCAGCAGCTGCAGGTGATCGCCGCCTACCCGGTGACCGCGGTCGTGCGGGTGCCGTTCAATGATCCGGTGATCATCAAGCAGGTGCTGGACACCGGCGCGCAGAACCTGCTCGTCCCGATGGTGGCATCCGCCGCCGAGGCACGGGCGGCCGTCGCCGCCGTCCGGTATCCGCCGGAGGGCGTCCGCGGGGTCGGCTCGGCCCTCGCCCGCAGTTCGCGCTGGGCGCGCGTGGCCCGTTATGTGCAGGATGCCGCCACGACGGTCTCCCTGATCGTGCAGATCGAGTCGACGGATGCCGTGGAGCACGCCGCCGAGATCGCAGCCGTCGACGGTGTCGACGGCGTGCTGGTGGGCCCCGCCGACCTGTCGGCCTCCATGGGGCTGCCGGGGCAGCAGGACCACCCGGAGGTCGTCGCCGCGGTGCACCGCGTGTTCGAGGCGGCGCACGCCGCCGGCAAGCGGGCCGGTGTGAACGCCTTCGATCCCGCCGCCGCGGACGCCTACCTGGCCGCCGGCGCGGATTTCCTCTCGGCGAGCGCGGATGTGACCCTGCTCGCCCGCGGCTCGGAGGCGCTCGCGGCGCGGTTCATCCCGGCCTCGGGGGCCACGGGTTCCGGCGGAGCCACGGACACGTACTGA